Proteins encoded in a region of the Luteimonas viscosa genome:
- a CDS encoding class I SAM-dependent methyltransferase: MDAVIEPVRASSDIPRHFYRDAPQDAHQRRRHRAVLSLLRELPPGRVLDYGFGWGDIAWAAAKTHPDIHAVDVEQRRVDFARQQYAPIPFDRCRPDGVDFADASFDIALSIVVLPFVPDDEAYVAELRRVLRPGGHLIVATKTSQFLPRVWRRLSGQRERDRNPNRGIRHHDAADAAALLERHGFSILRRKAFYDPPFEARRNVVDVVNGFFEVAGAALGLVDTAPYPLFLARRED; encoded by the coding sequence ATGGATGCAGTGATCGAACCCGTACGCGCAAGCAGCGACATTCCGCGCCATTTCTACCGCGATGCACCCCAGGACGCGCACCAGCGCCGACGCCACCGGGCCGTGCTCTCCCTGCTGCGCGAACTTCCACCGGGGCGCGTCCTCGACTACGGTTTCGGCTGGGGCGACATCGCCTGGGCTGCGGCGAAGACCCATCCCGACATCCATGCGGTGGATGTCGAACAACGACGGGTCGATTTCGCGCGCCAGCAGTACGCACCGATCCCGTTCGACCGGTGCCGGCCGGACGGCGTCGATTTCGCGGACGCCAGTTTCGACATCGCGCTGTCGATCGTGGTCCTGCCGTTCGTCCCGGACGACGAAGCCTACGTGGCCGAGCTCAGGCGCGTGCTGCGCCCCGGCGGGCACCTGATCGTCGCCACCAAGACCTCGCAGTTCCTGCCGCGGGTGTGGCGACGCCTGAGTGGCCAACGCGAACGCGACCGCAATCCCAACCGGGGCATCCGCCACCATGACGCGGCCGATGCCGCGGCCTTGCTCGAGCGACACGGATTCTCGATCCTGCGACGCAAGGCGTTCTACGATCCCCCGTTCGAGGCGCGTCGCAACGTCGTCGATGTCGTGAACGGATTCTTCGAAGTGGCCGGCGCAGCGCTCGGCCTGGTGGACACGGCGCCCTATCCGCTGTTCCTGGCGCGGCGCGAAGACTAG
- a CDS encoding FG-GAP repeat domain-containing protein — MNRSRALALALLLTVAGAGLADQRESIPARAAAGPAEKAAGPLTFVNEASQRIDSIPDSQYRFDALFVDFNSDGCPDAFIVSHEDWGQTTRLWNNRCDGTGRFEHIPSEETRHYIAGQPLISGWVTRLDFNGDGKQDFWGRHGSALGARYRNGSTNGAFVPRFAAKEDGCEGYCAFGDITGSGNLEVVDDARQVANIAGQRLRPAAGNRAKQLVGDVTGDGWPDIVQPANGGYWRNDRGTLTWVAVPAFVGGSLMQMLLADFDNDGDLDLFYLDGEQFSPSNRGLLYRNNGSGGFTDVSSASGLSGVAASDYGNIIAADFDNDGRQDLMVSGVGESVRIYRNNGNMTFTASTNTNFGQASGDAGGGWESGKPRADVADFDNDGRLDIVKTQFQSNLGLWRNTTNTDGNRWMKVRVRGTAGNSDGVGASVRWYRPGTSQLVAHMPVLVGEQHPQTHLHTGLGNYATVDLEVRFPNGGPTHRFANVASNQEVIVYRNGCKLDNWRPGSGWPMQAPTNCSFASAPIRRNGRAPLVPADAQVAAPAQAAAASPRDVAAPAAPAQPTVATAVAPASSPAPQVLRITPAALVLWRRLQRWWNSGFSSRE; from the coding sequence ATGAACCGATCCCGCGCCCTGGCGCTGGCACTGCTGCTCACCGTCGCCGGGGCCGGCCTGGCCGACCAGCGCGAGTCGATACCTGCGCGCGCGGCTGCGGGCCCGGCGGAGAAGGCGGCCGGGCCGCTCACCTTCGTCAACGAGGCTTCGCAGAGGATCGATTCGATCCCCGACTCGCAGTACCGCTTCGACGCGCTGTTCGTCGACTTCAACAGCGACGGTTGTCCGGACGCGTTCATCGTCTCGCACGAGGACTGGGGCCAGACCACGCGCTTGTGGAACAACCGTTGCGACGGCACGGGCAGGTTCGAACACATACCCAGCGAAGAGACACGTCATTACATCGCGGGCCAGCCGCTGATCTCCGGCTGGGTCACGCGGCTGGATTTCAACGGCGACGGCAAGCAGGATTTCTGGGGTCGGCACGGCTCGGCGCTTGGCGCGCGTTACCGCAACGGCTCGACCAATGGTGCGTTCGTGCCGCGCTTCGCAGCCAAGGAAGATGGCTGCGAGGGCTATTGCGCGTTCGGCGATATCACCGGCAGCGGCAATCTGGAAGTGGTCGACGATGCGCGGCAGGTCGCGAACATCGCGGGCCAGCGGCTGCGGCCGGCTGCGGGCAACCGCGCCAAGCAACTGGTCGGCGACGTGACCGGAGACGGGTGGCCAGACATCGTCCAGCCAGCCAATGGTGGCTACTGGCGCAACGACCGCGGCACGTTGACCTGGGTGGCAGTCCCGGCCTTCGTCGGCGGCAGTCTCATGCAGATGCTGCTGGCCGATTTCGACAACGACGGCGACCTGGACCTGTTCTACCTGGACGGCGAGCAGTTCAGTCCCAGCAACCGCGGGCTGCTTTACCGCAACAATGGTTCGGGTGGCTTCACCGATGTCTCGTCCGCTTCGGGCCTGTCTGGCGTCGCCGCGAGCGACTACGGCAACATCATCGCCGCCGATTTCGACAACGACGGCCGTCAGGACCTGATGGTGTCGGGCGTGGGCGAATCGGTACGGATCTACCGCAACAACGGCAACATGACGTTCACCGCATCCACCAACACCAATTTCGGCCAGGCGTCGGGCGACGCCGGAGGCGGCTGGGAATCGGGCAAGCCGCGCGCCGACGTCGCCGACTTCGACAACGACGGCCGGCTCGACATCGTCAAGACCCAGTTCCAGAGCAACCTGGGCCTGTGGCGCAACACCACCAACACCGACGGCAACCGCTGGATGAAGGTGCGCGTGCGCGGCACCGCCGGCAACAGCGACGGGGTCGGCGCCAGCGTGCGCTGGTACCGGCCGGGCACCAGCCAGCTGGTCGCGCACATGCCGGTGCTGGTGGGCGAACAGCACCCGCAGACCCACCTGCACACCGGACTCGGCAACTACGCGACCGTGGACCTGGAAGTGCGCTTCCCGAACGGCGGCCCGACGCACCGTTTCGCGAACGTCGCGAGCAACCAGGAGGTGATCGTCTACCGCAACGGCTGCAAGCTGGACAACTGGCGTCCCGGCAGCGGCTGGCCGATGCAGGCGCCGACCAACTGTTCCTTCGCAAGCGCACCGATCCGCCGCAACGGCCGGGCGCCGCTGGTGCCCGCCGATGCCCAGGTGGCGGCTCCGGCGCAGGCCGCGGCTGCATCGCCGCGGGATGTCGCCGCGCCTGCTGCCCCTGCACAGCCGACGGTCGCCACCGCGGTGGCGCCGGCTTCGTCCCCTGCGCCGCAGGTGTTGCGCATCACGCCGGCCGCGCTGGTGCTCTGGCGCAGGCTCCAGCGCTGGTGGAACAGCGGCTTCTCCAGTCGGGAATAG
- a CDS encoding glycosyltransferase family 4 protein produces MRRTGRELDAAGRQAGSSVLPGDRRSPVARIGWRPQLRQRHDGADCGASPAAGIRSGTDPAMKVLHLTLSYSHGGRREAIAALALGLRELGVASHLGCLDAFGSEAAERTLFDGCLDLERRGLFDRSAWRRLRDYCREQAIDVIHAHDAASEAMAALAMRRNSPALLMSFHRTRGLETARFRDRVRNALVGLRVGAVVTASKERLRHYIDNNYFDPAKVSCIPLGIDLERFRPDPVLRARTRRHIGAGEGTLVVGTVGHFGPEKGVDLAIGAFHEFMRRQPGRDARLLVLGRGDAAQEAQVRSLVAEDLADRVHFCGFQADPQHWFPGFDVLLHGARDEAFGLVLAEAQACGVPVVAARVGGIPEVVLDRRTGRLAPVPEVDSLADALQQVGASTTYRAELARQAVEHAREQFSRQRYAGEFLRIYRRLLD; encoded by the coding sequence ATGCGTCGAACCGGTCGTGAACTCGACGCCGCCGGTCGCCAGGCCGGGTCGTCCGTCCTGCCCGGCGACCGCCGTTCGCCGGTCGCCCGCATCGGCTGGCGGCCGCAGCTGCGCCAGCGGCACGACGGCGCCGACTGCGGGGCGTCGCCCGCCGCCGGTATCCGCAGCGGAACGGATCCGGCCATGAAGGTGCTGCACCTGACCCTTTCCTACAGCCACGGCGGCCGGCGCGAGGCGATCGCCGCCCTGGCGCTGGGACTGCGCGAGCTGGGGGTCGCGAGCCACCTGGGATGTCTCGATGCGTTCGGCTCCGAGGCGGCCGAGCGCACGCTGTTCGACGGCTGTCTCGATCTCGAACGTCGCGGGCTGTTCGACCGCAGTGCGTGGCGGCGGCTGCGCGACTATTGCCGTGAGCAGGCCATCGACGTGATCCATGCGCACGACGCCGCCAGCGAGGCCATGGCCGCGTTGGCGATGCGCCGCAATTCTCCCGCGCTGTTGATGAGCTTCCATCGCACGCGCGGCCTGGAGACGGCCCGGTTCCGGGACCGCGTGCGCAACGCGCTGGTGGGATTGCGGGTTGGCGCCGTGGTGACCGCATCGAAGGAACGACTGCGCCATTACATCGACAACAACTACTTCGATCCGGCCAAGGTCTCGTGCATCCCCCTGGGCATCGACCTGGAGCGATTCCGCCCCGATCCGGTGTTGCGCGCGCGCACGCGAAGACACATCGGTGCCGGCGAGGGCACGCTGGTGGTCGGTACGGTGGGGCATTTCGGCCCCGAGAAGGGCGTCGATCTCGCCATCGGCGCGTTCCACGAGTTCATGCGGCGCCAACCGGGACGCGATGCGCGGCTGCTGGTGCTCGGCCGCGGCGATGCGGCGCAGGAAGCGCAGGTGCGCTCGCTGGTCGCGGAGGATCTCGCCGACCGCGTGCATTTCTGCGGTTTCCAGGCCGATCCCCAGCACTGGTTCCCCGGCTTCGACGTGCTGCTGCACGGTGCGCGCGACGAGGCGTTCGGACTGGTGCTGGCGGAGGCGCAGGCCTGTGGCGTGCCGGTCGTCGCGGCCCGCGTCGGCGGCATTCCGGAGGTCGTGCTGGACCGGCGCACGGGGCGTCTCGCACCGGTCCCGGAGGTCGACTCGCTGGCCGATGCGCTGCAACAGGTGGGCGCCAGCACTACCTACCGGGCGGAACTGGCGAGGCAGGCGGTCGAACACGCGCGCGAACAGTTCAGCCGGCAGCGCTACGCCGGCGAATTCCTGCGGATCTACCGCCGGCTCCTGGACTGA
- a CDS encoding pyridoxal-dependent decarboxylase, exosortase A system-associated translates to MRHIPRSGTGQVARARLALATPDPAYPIANQGFVVDMSETSPIASDSGAVAPTAAKGDAGPAARWPRGRDGEWLVAGRPLSRVVDELGATPCYLYDRSRLAERARSLRQALPPGVLLHYAIKANPMPALVGFMAGHVDGFDVASAGELRVALDAGMDREHVSFAGPGKQEAELQRAQAAGIVVNLESFREIDILARASESNGAPARVAVRVNLPFELKSSGMKMSGGARQFGVDDDQVPALLRRIAAAGLAFEGFHCFAGSQSLRAEAIVEAQRLSYALVRQWQAHFPAPLRWLNLGGGFGIPYNTRDQPLDTGPVFESLHDLAARCAGDFGPQARLVLELGRYLVGEAGLYVCRVVDRKLSRGKVFLVTDGGMHQHLAASGNFGQVVRRNYPIAVNAAGGEREQATVVGPLCTPLDLLGDDVELDHAGPGDLVVVFQSGAYGRSASPRQFLGHPDVVEALV, encoded by the coding sequence ATGCGTCACATCCCGCGGTCAGGAACCGGACAGGTGGCGCGTGCCCGGCTGGCGCTCGCCACCCCGGATCCGGCGTATCCTATTGCAAATCAAGGGTTTGTTGTAGACATGTCCGAAACGTCTCCAATCGCGTCCGACAGCGGCGCAGTCGCGCCCACTGCCGCGAAAGGTGATGCAGGTCCGGCAGCGCGCTGGCCCCGCGGGCGCGACGGCGAATGGCTTGTGGCAGGACGGCCGCTGTCGCGCGTGGTCGACGAACTCGGTGCCACCCCCTGCTATCTCTACGATCGCAGCCGCCTCGCGGAACGCGCACGCAGCCTGCGCCAGGCGCTTCCGCCCGGCGTGCTGCTGCACTATGCGATCAAGGCCAACCCGATGCCGGCGCTGGTGGGGTTCATGGCCGGGCACGTCGACGGTTTCGACGTCGCCTCCGCCGGCGAGCTGCGGGTCGCGCTGGACGCGGGCATGGATCGGGAGCACGTGAGCTTCGCCGGCCCCGGCAAGCAGGAAGCCGAACTGCAGCGCGCACAGGCGGCCGGGATCGTGGTGAACCTCGAATCGTTCCGCGAGATCGACATCCTCGCGCGTGCGTCCGAGAGCAACGGCGCGCCGGCGCGGGTCGCGGTGCGCGTCAACCTGCCGTTCGAGCTGAAGTCATCCGGCATGAAGATGAGCGGCGGCGCCAGGCAGTTCGGCGTCGATGACGACCAGGTGCCCGCGCTGCTGCGGCGGATCGCCGCCGCCGGACTCGCATTCGAGGGCTTCCACTGCTTCGCGGGCTCGCAGAGCCTGCGCGCGGAGGCGATCGTGGAGGCGCAGCGGCTCAGCTACGCGCTGGTCAGGCAATGGCAGGCGCACTTCCCCGCGCCACTGCGCTGGCTCAACCTCGGGGGCGGCTTCGGCATCCCGTACAACACCCGCGACCAGCCGCTCGACACCGGCCCGGTGTTCGAATCGCTGCACGATCTCGCCGCGCGGTGCGCCGGCGACTTCGGGCCGCAGGCGCGCCTCGTGCTCGAACTGGGGCGCTATCTCGTCGGTGAGGCCGGCCTCTACGTGTGCCGCGTCGTCGACCGCAAGCTTTCGCGCGGCAAGGTGTTCCTCGTGACCGATGGCGGCATGCACCAGCACCTCGCGGCATCCGGCAATTTCGGCCAAGTGGTGCGGCGCAACTACCCGATCGCGGTCAATGCCGCTGGCGGCGAACGCGAACAGGCCACGGTCGTCGGCCCGTTGTGTACGCCACTGGACCTGCTGGGCGACGACGTCGAGCTGGACCATGCCGGGCCCGGGGACCTGGTGGTGGTATTCCAGTCGGGCGCCTACGGCCGTTCGGCCAGCCCGCGCCAGTTCCTGGGGCACCCGGACGTGGTCGAGGCGCTGGTCTGA